The following proteins are encoded in a genomic region of Streptococcus sp. 29892:
- a CDS encoding helix-turn-helix domain-containing protein translates to MTSKDQLQKLFPKAKMVAEKVDGVGIHLPLADGTWLVIAQEDITERERGLLQLFLGELPQEAGHPWARYLQGMGPLPQALSKLQVIHAHIWTVSDEEGKQAWLDMMTKLLPNLQSYYTTNGQDYSFVLDSSSLFDVREILGDTLATMEFDFGLRMTLFLGQIWPARLLQSWPMLIQAEQSLFQHWRLSHHQSGLLTFSQLHLWAGQLYPIIRRGLGDMIAYQQMEKEIQALWKEGAVLTKAAQSLYIHRNTLQYRLDKWYDWTGLQLKELTDLAVCYQVIMEQDF, encoded by the coding sequence ATGACCAGTAAGGATCAATTACAGAAATTATTTCCAAAAGCAAAAATGGTAGCTGAAAAAGTAGATGGAGTAGGCATTCATTTGCCTCTAGCTGATGGGACCTGGCTCGTGATAGCTCAAGAGGATATCACAGAGCGAGAACGGGGCCTGTTGCAGTTATTCTTGGGTGAACTACCCCAGGAGGCAGGTCATCCTTGGGCTCGTTATCTTCAGGGGATGGGCCCCCTTCCACAGGCTCTAAGTAAACTTCAAGTTATCCACGCTCATATTTGGACGGTATCAGATGAAGAGGGGAAGCAAGCTTGGCTGGATATGATGACCAAGCTTCTGCCCAATCTTCAGAGCTACTACACGACCAATGGTCAGGACTACAGCTTTGTCTTAGACAGCTCCTCTCTATTTGATGTTAGAGAAATCCTAGGTGATACCCTTGCGACCATGGAGTTTGATTTTGGGTTGCGAATGACCTTGTTTCTAGGTCAGATCTGGCCAGCAAGATTGCTGCAATCCTGGCCCATGCTCATTCAGGCAGAACAATCTCTCTTTCAGCACTGGAGATTAAGCCATCATCAGTCTGGTCTACTAACTTTTAGTCAGCTTCATCTATGGGCTGGTCAGCTTTATCCTATTATCAGAAGAGGTCTGGGAGATATGATTGCCTACCAGCAAATGGAAAAGGAAATTCAGGCGCTTTGGAAAGAGGGGGCTGTATTAACAAAGGCGGCCCAGTCCCTCTATATTCATCGGAATACCCTTCAGTACCGTTTGGATAAATGGTATGATTGGACGGGCTTGCAATTAAAAGAGTTGACGGATTTAGCTGTTTGCTATCAGGTCATCATGGAACAGGATTTTTAA